The stretch of DNA GTTTTACCGAAACATAATAATAGAACACATAGAAAAATGACAATTATTGATGGTAAAATTGCTTATACCGGAGGAATAAATATAGCTGACGAGTATATAAATTTGTACGAAAAATATGGTTATTGGAAAGATTCTGTTTTGAAGCTTGAAGGTCATGCTGTCGCTTCTTTTATAAATATGTTTATTTCCCTTTGGGACTATTCAACCGGAGAAAATACTGATATTTTGAGTTTGTATGATAAAAGTGATCTTGAGAAAAAATCAAATATTAGGGACGATCTTGGTGTAGTAATTCCTTTTTCTGAAACGCCAGTTATGGAATCAACCAGTGAAAATATGTATCTTAATATGATTAGACGTGCGAATAGATATATTTATATAACAACACCTTATTTAATAATAACTTGGGAAATGGAAAAAGCATTAATTAGTGCTGCAAAAACCGGTGTTGATGTTAGAATTATAACACCACATATTCCTGATAAGAAATATGTTCACTTGCTTACGAGGTCATTTTATAAAAATCTTGTAGAAAACGGGGTGAAAATCTATGAATTTAAAAAGGGCTTTATACATGCGAAAAATTTTCTTTGTGATGACGGATTTGTCGTAATTGGAAGTATAAATTTAGATTATAGAAGTCTTTATCTTCACTTTGAATGTGCTGTTTGGACATTTGGAACTCCTATAGTAAGTGATGTTAAGGAAGATTTTGAAAATACTTTAAAAGATTCTATGGAAATAACACCTGAATGGATAAAATCAAGAAAATTAATTACGAGAATATTGCAATCATTATTAAAATTATTTGCACCACTAATGTAAAAAGGAAATTTTGCTGATTAGT from Parvimonas micra encodes:
- the cls gene encoding cardiolipin synthase is translated as MKNFFNFIFSRIFFIICMVLIQLMFLTVFLIYFNRYFIYLYGINLIVGLIFTFIIINDNINPAFKITWILIVVVLPFLGGIIYLTFGEKRLLKSVKKRLFNFSIKFKDSMDLSKDYDIENLNDSDMNVYRQAKYINCATGSPVFFNTETKYFASGEDSFEEYLNDLKTAEKFIFMEYFIISEGFFLDSVLNILKQKVKNGVDVKIIIDDIGSILTLSNKTLEEIRNLGIKVVEFNQVKGIVLPKHNNRTHRKMTIIDGKIAYTGGINIADEYINLYEKYGYWKDSVLKLEGHAVASFINMFISLWDYSTGENTDILSLYDKSDLEKKSNIRDDLGVVIPFSETPVMESTSENMYLNMIRRANRYIYITTPYLIITWEMEKALISAAKTGVDVRIITPHIPDKKYVHLLTRSFYKNLVENGVKIYEFKKGFIHAKNFLCDDGFVVIGSINLDYRSLYLHFECAVWTFGTPIVSDVKEDFENTLKDSMEITPEWIKSRKLITRILQSLLKLFAPLM